The Quercus robur chromosome 3, dhQueRobu3.1, whole genome shotgun sequence DNA segment AGCTTTTAGTAGCTGCTCTCTTTCTTCCCATATATCTACAGATTAGCATCGACCTCAACAAAGATTTGGAGGTCCTTGGCAATTGATCATCAAAGTTGCTGGAGCTAGGAAGAAGAAAGCTAGGAGATGTGGTTTTGTCTATGAAGCCAAAAATATGCAAGGAAACATCATCTTCCAAGGTGTTTCAAGCTATGCAACCGAGACAATTCCCAATGCCATCCAAGAAGCAATGGTGGAAGCAGCTATAAAAGCTAGGAGCCTTGgattcaatcaatttttttttctaagtgaTAGTAGAAGATCGGTTCAAGTTACGAACAAGGAAATAGCTCCCAGTTGGAAGGAAAGGACTTTAATGGCAGATTTGACTCATTTACATAAGAATGGCCTAACTTATCACTCTGTTTTTGTGTCCAAGATAGTTCTTTGTAATATTAGTTACCTAGCTAATTTGGCAGTTAGAATGCCAATTCACTGCAGTTGGGTCAACCCAACCTTTATGTAAGAGTCTTGTTTCTCCTTGAAATGGTATCAAAAGAAGAGCGATCATTTTCTCTTCAGTTTCTAAAGAAATCCTTTAGTAGAATGCATGTTAGATTTTGAGATTCTATGATAATATGTAGATCCTAGTCTCTTGCatgattttctttagattttgATTCTCATGGTTAATATATGATGTGTTGTCGGTCCACATGATCAAATATGTAGATCTAGGGTTGTTCATAAATGTTAATCTTAGATCTATGATTGCTTGTTATTAAAGGTTTCAGATctattattttctcattaaaaattcATTGCTTTCACATATGAAGTcagatctatatatatatatatatatatatatatatattttaattacatCTAAAACCAAAtctctatttttcttattcAAGACTCATTGTTTTTCACATCTAAAACCAGATCtatatttttctcattcaaAACTCATTGTTTTTCACATCCAAAATATAGATTtgtattttgctcatttaaatTTCATAGTTTTTCTATCCAAAAACCAGATCTGTATTTTTCTTATTCAAACATTCATAATCTTTCTAtccaaaaatcagatctgtatttttctcatcaaaacTCATTGTTTTTCCCATAAATAACTAGATCTATATTTTCCGCGCATAGCACAAGTCTACTACtagtatttttataaattttggtcATTCATATCCTTGgttcattttaaataaaaatagtcaAGAATAGTCTTTCTTTGATGATCTCTCTTTCATTGGCTGATTGACTCCTTCTATCGCTGTTTCATAAGGAAAATATGTTATCAAAAGCTATCATTTATCACAGGAAAATCTGATGGTGGAAAATGCTGTCGATTATATACTTTTATCATATGGCTAAGTGGAACTCCCACTTCATGTGGTGGTCACAGTTATTAACAAAGTCTATTGAAAAAGCAGTTAGTCTTATGAGAGACGGTATtggcaacaaaaattttcaatggaGTTGTATCGAGTTAATGATAAATTTTGGAATACCAATTTAGAACACTTGATACAAAAGCAGagtacatttaaaatttaatgtgagataatttaaaattagaataaattaGCTTAATCCTTTGTTGGAGCTTCCATTAAAAAGTAGGAAGTAGGAACAGACctcaactttctttttcttgcaattCACATCTTTTATAAGCATACAGTGTAACCATTTGTGATGGAAATTAGTTGCACAGCTGTATTAGTAGTAGCAGGGTAACAAAAATGTCCCCACAAGGGCCACAAAGCGGGGCTGTTTCAAGCAAGGCAGTACATCtttttgttggtggtggtgttgttgttgGGTGAGTAAGAAAGCAGGGCAGAATGTCAgtaaagagaaaaacaaaaatgtgtaACAAGTCGGTCAAGGCGTCAACTAGTTAATAACACAATTGCGCCTTTTGCATTACTTTTCTCTTCattgttgaataaaaattttgtatacaagtaTGTACCTTGTTCCCAACATACAATGAACAATATGAAGAAAGTTGATGTGTTTTTACATCAACTTGGGTTGGTTGGGTGAGTAGACTACAACAAGGTTCCTCTCGGGCGTATTTGTCCGAGAAACATTTATGATCCTGAATAGAATTCCATAAGCTACTGTTACCAATTGGCATCAATCTTCCTCATCCACTTCGTGAAAAGGAAGTGGTACTGTCTTGACTGCCCTGAAGTGGCCTGCATTATTTACTTGCTCATTCTCCAACCTGGACCATTGGAACATTTCTTCATTAGATCAGCATTGAAAAGGATATATAAGTTTTAATGATTTCAATTTTAAGGTTATTCTGCACTATTAGTGTAGCTGAAACACATGATTTAACGAATCCCAGAATGTCATATTACCTGAAAAAATTCCACAGCCCCCTCCTAATGACCTCAAGGGCTGCTAAAAATAGAGCAGTGACTCTGTCGTCAACTTGTTGAAATTTGTAATGGAGAACAGTTTGCAACCAAGCAAGCCTGAGAATAAGATTCAATCCCTGCATGGCATACCAAAGTTTTCACTTAAATATGGCTTTGAAAATGAAGGGCCTacatttttaacccaaaaataaatcaaaattgtTGATAAGAGTGCTTATTAAATCTCAGACAACCTTTCATTTTTTGTTCCTATCTTGTTTTGGGTGGACTAGAGTGAGAATCTTACTTGAGATTGAAAAATGGCATTATCTGTTTTTTATGTTAAGAATATGTTCATTGTCCACTTTGTGATATTTTATCCTGATCATAACAAATAGCCAAGTTGATTGTCCGATAAGAATCACTTGGTAGGTGCTAATGTCAAGGAGTTTAAGTTGTCAATTATATGCCAATGGCCCATAGACTTGCTAAAATGTCctaatttaaagagaaaaaagggcCACAGCATATACCATGGCGAAGTAGTAAATGATCTTTCGTCGAAGCATTAATTCATTCCTAAGCCAGGGGTTCTTGGAATTCATTTGGAGCAAACCCCAGTCTTTTACAAAGTCCCAATACAATTGGTACACTGTTGCAGAACTGGACACGACCACAACAAGACAGAGCCATCCAGCaccctccttttctttctcaaagGCCACCTTGGCTCCAGCTGCTAACATTGCTGATACATATTTACCTAGATTGATAAGGTGGCTTGTCTGTCCCTCATCAAACCACCGCCTAGCACACTGCAAGTCCAATTAAGTGGAATATTCTatcaatttcaatttaatatttttgagaaaaggaGATTGATGTAACATTTGATACACTTGGTAATCGAGGTACTAATTTAGGAAATGAGATGGAAAGGTGGATATAATGTACCTGCATTGCCCTCCAATAATATGGTAGAAAGGAAACTGCATAAGCAAGATCCTGGTAATGCTTGTTGCAATACCCATAGTCCTCATTTTTATAGCTCCGTGTTATGTAGTAACATGCCACAGATTCAAGATTTCTGAGCATTGGGATCTGTTCAAAACAATATAGTTATTTTATTAGTGATCTGTAAGATTTAAGACATCTTATGAGTATTTAGATTTACATGAGTTATTTCTTATTTAGTGCCTAAACCAACCTGACTACAAAGTTGATCAGCCATGAAGAAGTCCAGCATTACAACCTGGAGACCATAAGATAAATGAATTAggtgattctttttttttttttttttgggtataaataTAATGGGTTACAGCTATTTTAGCTCCTAAGGATCATAATTGcaattgatttcaattcaaTGGATAACAGTAAAAGCATATCAGAATGatcttattttaatataatgatGATGGAATGTTGGAAGCAACGCAGTACCTTGTACAGAGGTGATAAAATGATGTTCCTTATCACACGAAGGAAACGATAACGGCTTGATCGATAGATGATATTGAAGGGGCACACAAGTACTAGCAAGAAGATCTGACATACATGACAAGAtcaattcaaaatttgcaaTCTTTAAGGAAAGCTATTGAACAGATAAAGGCCTATTCTACTATGCATTTGGATCAAGAAATTACCAATACGAGAAGACCGGGGATAGCTTGGACTTCAGCAAAAGTATACCCTTTGGTAAGTAGTGATAAATGAGCAAACATGACCCCAATTACAGCAGTCATCGAGGTGGTACATATTAAGAACACATCTCTGTACTTAAGTTCCCTGGTGGGGCTTAGCTCAAATATGAAGCTATAGTTTATACGAGCCTTTCTCCAAGCAAAAATGTTGCAGCCATACAGAAAGAAGTGTAAAAACAGTAGGCTGAACATGCTGCAATTAATAAGTTTGTTTTGTTAGCCACGTTTTACACATTATGCAAATCTGATGAATTTTGTATAGAGTAAAACTTGGGTAGTTGTACCTTAATTTCTCCTATCAAAATCAACCATGTGGTTGCATTTATCAATAAACCaaatagttaaatttaattgtcctttaaacaaaaaacattgtACAAATACTTGCCTTAGTACAGGATAGGCTGTTTCCATATAAACTGAGTCTGAAGGTGGCTTCGGCCGTCCATACACATCCATCATATGAGCCACGATGACATATCCAGCAAATAGCGCTAAGAAGCATCCAGTGAATAACCCTGATTATATATGAAGAGATTAGtttattaatctaaaaaataaaaagaagaagagattagGTTAAAATTGTATCAATTTTGAGTCATacatggattttattttattttttatttgaggatAGAAATCCTACTCTAACCTAGTTAAATGTATGTGTGCGAAACTCTCTTCTAAAAACTTGAATTCTAACTCTTGTCCCCCAACCTTATAAGAAGTCGTACTTTTGGAGTAATCATCACACCAAAAGTATGCAaaggttacaaatttttttttatcttaatcTGCTATAGATTTGGATTTAATTAATACAAGAATGTTTATTCAAGTACGGATTATTGGTTTTCAACAATAGATCTTTACAatgattataaatttatattgtttttatgtatatatatatatatatatatattttcttttttcatttatttatctatatatttttgctAAAGCAAGGATCGTGAATGACTAGACCAAACAACTCCCCAGCGTGGTCAACTGATCATGTAAAGCTGCTCACTTTAGGACAAACTTTATGTGTGCACTGCCATAGTGCAAAACCTATGGTGGATTACAATAATTGACAtttgaaagattaaaagaaagtTAATGATGTTTCATAGAAATTAAGTCATGGAGTCCTAGTGTCCAAGTAGTACGTCATAAATGGGTACTTAACACGTATTTCTTGGTGTCCATGCAACACACTAGGTACTACACTCAGGAAACTAACTAGGGCTGCCCTCAGGGTGTTGATGGACTTTTTAAGGTTCAATATTATTTCAGTCATCTTTGTCTCAAACTTAACAATGGCGTAGCATGGGACCTGACCTGTGCTTTATCATCCACCCAAAAAAGTGGACTAGCCACAGCTTTTCATTGGAAAAGGCTTAGTGGCCTAATGGGTCCATCTATACTTcggttttatttaaattctagtAGTATTATTTGGTTACAAAGTGAAAGAGCTTAAATAAAGCTCTCCACTGAATCATTGAtaatttttagatatatttaaagtcacttaaattaaaaaatgttatctGGGTTTCTGTTTTTTAATCTAAGAATTTGGGTACTCACCAATGAAGAAGGTAACAGCATGTGAGTCTTTACGCTGTAGTGGTTTAAGATATTTCATGGCCTTTCTTCGGTCTTCATCAGCAAAGTGCTTGATAAATAGCTCCTCAACTTCGTCTGCTAAGTTCATCACCTGTCATTTCTGAGTCTAATAAGCAAACTACTTCACAATCACATAGTTGTTCTCGAATCATAAGTGTCAGACAGGCATATCTAAGTTTGATTTACATGATCTGTGGTACAGACATGGATAATAGGATCAATGGCCACTTTACATTGTcggcaaaaaaattttcagctGAAAGGATGTTTGGTGGCCAACACTTTCACATCCAATCATAATATCATGCAAATTTGTTCTGTACCATAGAAATCATGATGGCTGATAGGCTTTAGATATTTCAGTTGCTAGCTAGCTAGTCTTTTATTTCGGCTTTATTGCTTTACCTTGTCTGAGCTGTTGAAATAGGATCTCTCAACCTCTTTGTGATAAATTGGAAGAACTTGTTTTCCAGTAACCtgaaaaattccaaaaaattggttttttttttttttttttcctttcacatatGTCAATCAAAATGAAAGACTCAAAATAAACTTTACGTAGTCACCAATTTACTTACTTTGTCAAACTTCTTCAATATCTTCATAAATGCAAGCATGTTCAGGGTCCTGAAAATCATTTTTGTTGTGGATAACACGTAAGATCTTCACTGAAATTAAAAACAGTATaactatgatttttttcttttcattttttatcttttaaggACTTGTTTAATATTCTTGGACATAGAGGTTAATTAGTGTATTATACCTGTAAGTTTTGAGATAGCCTAACCCTTTATAGAGCTCAACATAAGCTCCTCTAATCATCTTCTCTGCATGATGCAACTTTGTTCTGTTAACCTGTAGCTTACGGCCTTCTGGACCGCATTTTTTTGAAGAAGGATTCATCAAATCCTCCCACACTATATAACTAAGTGCCGAGAAGGTACGAGTGGGCGTTGTCAGAGGAATGTTAATCCTTAAGTTCTTTCCTTGGCAATTGAAAACACGTCCTGAGAGTGTCCTCATTTTCCCATCTTCTCTTCTCATCTGCATCAGCGAATTCCCCACATCATCTGATGATTCTGAGCTAAGAGAGTCTGTGAACGGCACATCATTTTTTCCGGTGTCATCTATGTTGTTCTCTTGTGGCTGGTCTTGTTCTGTTCTATCCTTAACAGAGTCCTCTTctgtaacaaaaaaatttgtgagacAAAATTACACATTTCCTTGCAAGGAAGAATGAAAAATCTTGTACTAGTTGTTCAAAATAGAACTTTTGTTGTTTCAAATTACTACAAACAATACAGAAATGTGGGTTGTATATGTATGAGTGTGCGCAAAATGTACGTGTAATTGATGTATGCATATGAACTAATTTTAAAAGATGTGACACGTATTTACATCATTTGAGAATCCCTTTGAATTGGTTATACCACAAGTCAAAGTTGAAACACATtggtttctcattttatttgatTGCAATTGAAAGAGACAGAGTTGATTGTTATGTACCACATGTAATGGTGCATGAAATAGACGGATCCTCCTTGGATTCTTGAGCTATAGCTCCTTTGCCCCGTTGTTTCTTGAATACTGTTTTGACCTCAATCAGGATCTCCATTTGTTTCTTCAAACTTTCCCCTCTTTCCATGAACTCGGCCTCCTTGTCTCTGAAGAACTGATTCACTTTGTTAAGTTGGTGGTCCAAACATGCAAAAAATTCTTTGGTAGCATCAGTATCCGCAAACTGCTCAAGCAGTTCAGTCTCATACATATCGCCCTTACTAGCTGAAGATGCAAGTTTCTTATGAACCTGATAGTTGGTAGACCACATTAGTCCATACACATATTAGTGAAAAAAACAGAGTACATATTGTTCAAGAAAAGAAGTGATATATATACTTGAATTGCTCCATGGTCTTTATGTTGATGGCCAAATAAAGAGAACCTTTTCCTAAAGTTGGAGAAGAGGGTATTGGGTATAGAGTTAGTTTGTTGCTTGGTGGGTGTGTTGGTGTTGTTGTCAGTAGTGGTGTTAAGGAGATGGATTTTTTTGAGGTCTTTTTTGAGTTGCCAATAATCAACAAAAGCTTCTTTCCATTCAGGCACAAGCTGACCCTCAAACTGC contains these protein-coding regions:
- the LOC126717955 gene encoding phosphate transporter PHO1 homolog 1, giving the protein MPTTHQTQPLTFLSEIKAQIEKNNKMVKFSKQFEGQLVPEWKEAFVDYWQLKKDLKKIHLLNTTTDNNTNTPTKQQTNSIPNTLFSNFRKRFSLFGHQHKDHGAIQVHKKLASSASKGDMYETELLEQFADTDATKEFFACLDHQLNKVNQFFRDKEAEFMERGESLKKQMEILIEVKTVFKKQRGKGAIAQESKEDPSISCTITCEEDSVKDRTEQDQPQENNIDDTGKNDVPFTDSLSSESSDDVGNSLMQMRREDGKMRTLSGRVFNCQGKNLRINIPLTTPTRTFSALSYIVWEDLMNPSSKKCGPEGRKLQVNRTKLHHAEKMIRGAYVELYKGLGYLKTYRTLNMLAFMKILKKFDKVTGKQVLPIYHKEVERSYFNSSDKVMNLADEVEELFIKHFADEDRRKAMKYLKPLQRKDSHAVTFFIGLFTGCFLALFAGYVIVAHMMDVYGRPKPPSDSVYMETAYPVLSMFSLLFLHFFLYGCNIFAWRKARINYSFIFELSPTRELKYRDVFLICTTSMTAVIGVMFAHLSLLTKGYTFAEVQAIPGLLVLIFLLVLVCPFNIIYRSSRYRFLRVIRNIILSPLYKVVMLDFFMADQLCSQIPMLRNLESVACYYITRSYKNEDYGYCNKHYQDLAYAVSFLPYYWRAMQCARRWFDEGQTSHLINLGKYVSAMLAAGAKVAFEKEKEGAGWLCLVVVVSSSATVYQLYWDFVKDWGLLQMNSKNPWLRNELMLRRKIIYYFAMGLNLILRLAWLQTVLHYKFQQVDDRVTALFLAALEVIRRGLWNFFRLENEQVNNAGHFRAVKTVPLPFHEVDEED